A region of Anguilla rostrata isolate EN2019 chromosome 10, ASM1855537v3, whole genome shotgun sequence DNA encodes the following proteins:
- the LOC135233156 gene encoding C-C motif chemokine 19-like yields MASYASAFCLGLLCLFCCSSLTQGEQALDCCLKVSQEPIPKRIVKGYEKQVKGQGCDINAVVFTSLRNLKLCAPTNPRWVKDLMVAVDTKLKWCREKSFRPKRCQGLQE; encoded by the exons ATGGCCTCATACGCCTCTGCCTTCTGCCTCGGGTTACTCTGCCTGttctgctgctccagct tgACTCAGGGAGAACAGGCTCTGGACTGCTGCCTGAAAGTCAGCCAGGAACCTATACCCAAAAGAATTGTCAAGGGCTACGAGAAGCAGGTCAAGGGTCAAGGCTGTGACATCAACGCTGTCGT CTTCACCAGCCTACGAAACCTGAAGCTGTGCGCTCCGACGAACCCGCGCTGGGTCAAGGATCTGATGGTCGCCGTGGACACCAAGCTGAAGTGGTGCAGGGAGAAAAGCTTCCGG CCGAAGCGGTGTCAGGGGCTGCAGGAGTAA
- the LOC135233155 gene encoding C-C motif chemokine 4 homolog: MLFQAASFFLWASVFCSYTAAFTDEALDCCLSTSNVPIPRQIVASFSMQTAEGGCPIAATVFITKKGRALCAPPPTRNDWVSKTICKISPKEPGCLSAKKEKSQRRKRNGVKQ; encoded by the exons ATGTTGTTCCAAGCAGCATCTTTCTTCCTGTGGGCTTCCGTCTTCTGCAGCTACACAGCAG CCTTCACGGACGAAGCGCTCGACTGTTGCCTGTCCACCAGCAACGTGCCCATCCCCCGCCAGATAGTGGCATCGTTCAGCATGCAGACGGCAGAGGGAGGCTGTCCTATTGCAGCCACCGT GTTCATCACCAAAAAGGGCAGGGCTTTGTGCGCCCCTCCCCCGACCAGGAACGACTGGGTGTCCAAGACCATTTGTAAGATTTCTCCAAAAGAGCCGGGGTGCCTTTCCGCGAAGAAAGAGAAAtcgcagaggaggaagagaaatg GAGTCAAGCAGTAA